A window of the Falco rusticolus isolate bFalRus1 chromosome 1, bFalRus1.pri, whole genome shotgun sequence genome harbors these coding sequences:
- the LOC119157788 gene encoding myosin heavy chain, skeletal muscle, adult-like — MSSDSEMAIFGEAAPYLRKSEKERIAAQNKPFDAKTSVFVVHAKESFVKGTIQSKETGKVTVKTEGGETLTVKEDQIFSMNPPKYDKIEDMAMMTHLHEPAVLYNLKERYAAWMIYTYSGLFCVTVNPYKWLPVYNPEVVLAYRGKKRQEAPPHIFSISDNAYQFMLTDRENQSILITGESGAGKTVNTKRVIQYFATIAASGDKKKEEQQQAGKMQGTLEDQIISANPLLEAFGNAKTVRNDNSSRFGKFIRIHFGATGKLASADIETYLLEKSRVTFQLKAERSYHIFYQIMSNKKPELIDMLLITTNPYDYHFVSQGEITVPSINDQEELMATDSAIDILGFTADEKTAIYKLTGAVMHYGNLKFKQKQREEQAEPDGTEVADKAAYLMGLNSADLLKALCYPRVKVGNEYVTKGQTVQQVNNSVGALAKAVYEKMFLWMVVRINQQLDTKQPRQYFIGVLDIAGFEIFDFNSLEQLCINFTNEKLQQFFNHHMFVLEQEEYKKEGIEWTFIDFGMDLAACIELIEKPMGIFSILEEECMFPKATDTSFKNKLYDQHLGKSSNFQKPKPAKGKAEAHFSLVHYAGTVDYNISGWLEKNKDPLNETVIGLYQKSSVKTLALLFASYGGADAEAGGGGGGKKGGKKKGSSFQTVSALFRENLNKLMTNLRSTHPHFVRCIIPNETKTPGAMEHELVLHQLRCNGVLEGIRICRKGFPSRVLYADFKQRYKVLNASAIPEGQFIDSKKASEKLLGSIDVDHTQYKFGHTKVFFKAGLLGLLEEMRDEKLAQLITRTQARCRGFLMRVEYQRMVERRESIFCIQYNVRAFMNVKHWPWMKLFFKIKPLLKSAESEKEMANMKEEFEKTKEELAKSEAKRKELEEKMVKLMQEKNDLQLQVQAEADALADAEERCDQLIKTKIQLEAKVKEVTERAEDEEEINAELTAKKRKLEDECSELKKDIDDLELTLAKVEKEKHATENKVKNLTEEMAALDETIAKLTKEKKALQEAHQQTLDDLQAEEDKVNTLTKAKTKLEQQVDDLEGSLEQEKKLRMDLERAKRKLEGDLKLAHDSIMDLENDKQQLDEKLKKKDFEISQIQSKIEDEQLLGMQLQKKIKELQARIEELEEEIEAERTSRAKAEKHRADLSRELEEISERLEEAGGATAAQIEMNKKREAEFQKMRRDLEEATLQHEATAAALRKKHADSTAELGEQIDNLQRVKQKLEKEKSELKMEIDDLASNMESVSKAKANLEKMCRTLEDQLSEIKTKEEEHQRMINDLSAQRARLQTESGEYSRQVEEKDALISQLSRGKQAFTQQIEELKRHLEEEIKAKNALAHALQSARHDCDLLREQYEEEQEAKGELQRALSKANSEVAQWRTKYETDAIQRTEELEEAKKKLAQRLQEAEEHVEAVNAKCASLEKTKQRLQNEVEDLMIDVERSNAACAALDKKQKNFDKILAEWKQKYEETQAELEASQKEARSLSTELFKMKNAYEESLDHLETLKRENKNLQQEIADLTEQIAEGGKAIHELEKVKKQIEQEKSEIQAALEEAEASLEHEEGKILRLQLELNQVKSEIDRKIAEKDEEIDQMKRNHLRIVESMQSTLDAEIRSRNEALRLKKKMEGDLNEMEIQLSHANRVAAEAQKNLRNTQAVLKDTQIHLDDALRTQEDLKEQVAMVERRANLLQAEIEELRAALEQTERSRKVAEQELLDATERVQLLHTQNTSLINTKKKLETDITQIQSEMEDTIQEARNAEEKAKKAITDAAMMAEELKKEQDTSAHLERMKKNLDQTVKDLQHRLDEAEQLALKGGKKQIQKLEARVRELEGEVDAEQKRSAEAVKGMRKYERRVKELTYQSEEDRKNILRLQDLVDKLQMKVKSYKRQAEEAEELSNVNLSKFRKIQHELEEAEERADIAESQVNKLRAKSREFHSKKIAEEE, encoded by the exons ATGTCATCAGACTCCGAGATGGCCATCTTTGGGGAGGCGGCTCCTTACCTCCGAAAATcggaaaaggaaagaattgcAGCCCAGAACAAGCCTTTCGATGCCAAGACATCCGTCTTTGTGGTACATGCAAAGGAATCCTTTGTGAAAGGGACAATCCAGAGCAAAGAAACAGGGAAAGTCACTGTCAAGACTGAAGGTGGAGAA ACCCTGACCGTGAAGGAAGATCAAATCTTCTCCATGAACCCTCCCAAGTACGACAAGATCGAGGACATGGCCATGATGACCCACCTCCACGAGCCCGCTGTGCTGTACAACCTCAAAGAGCGTTACGCAGCCTGGATGATCTAC ACCTACTCGGGGCTCTTCTGCGTCACTGTCAACCCCTACAAGTGGCTGCCGGTGTACAACCCGGAGGTGGTGTTGGCCTACCGAGGCAAGAAGCGCCAGGAGGCCCCTCCACACATCTTCTCCATCTCGGACAACGCCTATCAGTTCATGCTGACTG ATCGCGAGAACCAGTCGATCCTGATCAC CGGAGAATCCGGTGCCGGGAAGACTGTGAACACGAAGCGTGTCATCCAGTACTTTGCAACAATTGCAGCGAGCGGGGATaagaagaaggaagagcagcagcaggcaggcaaaATGCAG GGAACGCTTGAGGATCAAATCATCAGCGCCAACCCACTGCTGGAGGCCTTTGGAAACGCCAAGACCGTGAGGAACGACAACTCCTCACGCTTT GGCAAGTTCATCAGAATCCACTTTGGTGCTACAGGAAAACTAGCTTCTGCTGATATTGAAACAT ATCTGTTGGAGAAGTCCAGAGTCACTTTCCAgctcaaagcagaaagaagctaCCACATATTCTATCAGATCATGTCCAACAAGAAGCCAGAGCTGATAG ACATGCTTCTCATCACCACCAACCCATATGATTATCACTTCGTAAGCCAAGGCGAGATCACTGTTCCCAGCATTAATGACCAGGAGGAGCTGATGGCTACAGAT aGTGCCATTGACATCCTGGGCTTCACTGCTGATGAGAAGACAGCCATCTACAAGCTGACAGGGGCTGTCATGCACTATGGGAACCTGAAGTTCAAGCAGAAACAACgagaggagcaggcagagcctgaTGGCACAGAAG TGGCTGATAAGGCTGCCTACCTGATGGGTCTGAACTCAGCTGACCTCCTCAAGGCCCTCTGCTACCCCCGAGTCAAAGTTGGGAATGAGTATGTGACCAAGGGTCAAACCGTGCAGCAG GTGAACAATTCAGTGGGTGCTCTGGCAAAGGCGGTCTATGAGAAGATGTTCTTGTGGATGGTTGTTCGTATCAACCAACAGCTGGATACCAAACAACCCAGACAGTACTTCATTGGTGTCCTGGACATCGCTGGCTTTGAGATCTTTGAT TTCaacagcctggagcagctgtgcaTCAACTTCACCAATGAGAAACTGCAACAGTTCTTCAACCACCACATGTtcgtgctggagcaggaggagtaCAAGAAGGAAGGAATTGAGTGGACATTCATTGACTTTGGGATGGACCTGGCTGCCTGCATTGAGCTCATTGAGAAG CCCATGGGCATCTTCTCCATCCTGGAAGAGGAGTGCATGTTCCCCAAGGCAACTGACACCTCTTTCAAGAACAAGCTCTACGACCAGCACCTGGGCAAGTCCAGCAACTTCCAGAAGCCCAAGCCTGCCAAAGGCAAGGCTGAGGCCCACTTCTCCCTGGTGCACTATGCTGGCACGGTGGACTACAACATctctggctggctggagaaGAACAAAGACCCCCTGAATGAAACTGTCATTGGGTTGTACCAGAAATCCTCTGTGAAGACACTGGCCTTACTTTTTGCCTCTTATGGCGGAGCAGATGCAG aggctggtggtggtggtggtggaaagaAGGGTGGCAAGAAGAAGGGTTCTTCTTTCCAGACAGTCTCAGCTCTTTTCCGG GAGAACTTGAACAAGCTGATGACGAACCTACGGAGCACTCACCCCCATTTTGTCCGTTGCATCAtcccaaatgaaacaaaaacaccTG GTGCCATGGAGCATGAACTGGTACTTCACCAGCTGCGATGCAACGGCGTGCTGGAAGGCATCAGAATTTGTAGGAAAGGTTTCCCCAGCAGAGTCCTTTACGCTGACTTCAAGCAGAG ATACAAGGTGCTTAATGCCAGCGCTATCCCAGAGGGACAGTTCATTGACAGCAAGAAGGCCTCTGAGAAGCTGCTTGGGTCAATCGATGTGGATCACACCCAGTACAAATTCGGCCACACCAAG GTCTTCTTCaaagctgggctgctgggacTCCTGGAGGAGATGAGGGATGAGAAGCTGGCACAGCTCATCACCCGCACACAGGCCAGGTGCAGGGGCTTCCTGATGAGAGTGGAGTACCAGAGAATGGTGGAGAGGAG GGAGTCCATCTTCTGCATCCAGTACAACGTTCGTGCATTCATGAACGTGAAGCACTGGCCCTGGATGAAGCTGTTCTTCAAGATCAAGCCCTTGCTGAAGAGTGCAGAGTCTGAGAAGGAGATGGCCAACATGAAGGAAGAGTTTGAGAAAACTAAGGAAGAGCTTGCAAAGTCTGAGGCaaagaggaaggagctggaggagaaaatggTGAAActgatgcaggaaaaaaacgATCTGCAGCTCCAAGTACAGGCT GAAGCTGATGCTTTGGCTGATGCTGAGGAAAGGTGTGACCAGCTCATCAAAACCAAGATCCAGCTGGAAGCCAAAGTAAAGGAGGTGACTGAAAGggctgaggatgaggaggaaatAAATGCTGAGCTGACAGCCAAGAAGAGGAAACTGGAGGATGAATGTTCTGAGCTCAAGAAAGATATTGATGACCTGGAGTTAACACTGGCCAAGGTCGAGAAGGAAAAGCATGCCACCGAAAACAAG GTGAAAAACCTCACAGAGGAGATGGCAGCCCTGGACGAGACCATTGCCAAGCTGactaaagagaagaaagccCTCCAAGAGGCCCATCAGCAGACACTGGATgacctgcaggcagaggaggacaAAGTCAATACGCTGACCAAAGCCAAGACCAAGCTGGAGCAGCAAGTGGACGAT CTGGAAGGGTCCCTGgagcaagagaagaaactgcGCATGGACCTTGAGAGAGCTAAGAGGAAACTCGAAGGAGACCTGAAGCTGGCCCATGACAGCATCATGGATTTGGAGAACgacaagcagcagctggatgagaaactgaagaa GAAAGACTTTGAAATCAGCCAGATCCAGAGCAAAATTGAGGATGAGCAGCTCCTGGGCATGCAGTTACAGAAGAAGATCAAGGAGCTGCAG GCTCGTAttgaggagctggaggaggaaattGAGGCAGAGCGAACCTCTCGGGCAAAAGCCGAGAAGCATCGGGCTGACCTGTCGAGGGAGCTAGAGGAGATCAGCGAGCGCCTGGAAGAAGCCGGAGGGGCTACCGCCGCTCAGATTGAGATGAACAAGAAGCGTGAGGCAGAATTTCAGAAGATGCGTCGCGACCTGGAGGAGGCCACGCTGCAGCACGAAGCCACGGCTGCGGCCCTGCGCAAGAAGCACGCGGACAGCACCGCTGAGCTTGGGGAGCAGATCGACAACCTGCAGCGAgtgaagcagaagctggagaaggagaagagtGAGCTCAAGATGGAGATTGACGACTTGGCCAGTAACATGGAGTCTGTCTCCAAAGCCAAG GCAAACCTGGAGAAAATGTGCCGCACTCTGGAAGACCAACTAAGTGAGATTaagacaaaggaagaagagCATCAGCGCATGATCAATGACCTCAGTGCTCAAAGAGCCCGTCTACAGACGGAGTCAG GTGAATATTCACGCCAGGTGGAGGAGAAAGATGCTCTGATTTCTCAGCTGTCAAGAGGCAAGCAAGCTTTCACCCAACAGATTGAGGAACTCAAGAGACACCTAGAGGAAGAGATAAAG GCCAAGAACGCGCTGGCCCACGCCTTGCAGTCTGCTCGCCACGACTGTGACCTGCTGCGGGAGCAATAcgaggaggagcaggaagccAAGGGGGAGCTGCAGCGCGCCCTGTCCAAGGCCAACAGCGAAGTGGCCCAGTGGAGAACCAAATACGAGACGGACGCTATTCAGCGCacggaggagctggaggaggccaA GAAGAAGCTGGCCCAGCgcctgcaggaagcagaggaacACGTTGAAGCTGTGAATGCCAAATGTGCCTCCCTGgagaagacaaagcagaggctgcagaatgAAGTGGAGGACCTGATGATTGACGTGGAGCGATCAAATGCTGCCTGCGCAGCTCTGGATAAGAAGCAGAAGAACTTTGACAAG ATCCTGGCAGAATGGAAGCAGAAGTATGAGGAAACgcaggctgagctggaggcCTCCCAGAAGGAGGCTCGCTCCCTCAGCACGGAGCTGTTTAAGATGAAGAATGCCTACGAGGAGTCCCTGGACCACCTGGAAACGCTGAAGCGTGAGAACAAGAACTTGCAGC AGGAGATCGCTGACCTCACAGAGCAGATTGCAGAGGGCGGCAAGGCCATTCATGAGCTGGAGAAAGTCAAGAAGCAGATTGAGCAGGAGAAATCTGAAATCCAGGCTGCTCTGGAGGAAGCTGAG GCTTCCCTAGAACATGAAGAGGGGAAGATCCTGCGCCTCCAGCTTGAGCTCAACCAGGTGAAGTCTGAGATTGACAGGAAGATAGCAGAGAAAGATGAGGAGATTGACCAGATGAAGAGGAACCACCTCAGAATTGTGGAGTCCATGCAGAGCACCCTGGACGCTGAGATCAGGAGCAGGAATGAGGCCCTGCGGCTGAAGAAGAAGATGGAGGGAGACCTGAATGAAATGGAGATCCAGCTGAGCCATGCCAACCGCGTGGCTGCAGAGGCACAAAAGAACCTGAGAAACACGCAGGCTGTGCTCAAG GATACCCAGATACACTTGGACGATGCTCTGAGGACGCAGGAGGACCTGAAGGAGCAGGTGGCCATGGTGGAGCGCCGAGCAaacctgctgcaggctgaaattGAGGAGCTGCgggcagccctggagcagaCGGAGCGGTCAAGGAAGGTGGCTGAGCAGGAGCTTCTGGATGCCACTGAACGAGTGCAGCTCCTCCATACCCAG AACACCAGCTTGATCAACACCAAGAAGAAGCTGGAGACAGACATTACCCAAATCCAGAGTGAAATGGAGGATACGATCCAGGAAGCCCGCAATGCTGAAGAGAAGGCCAAGAAGGCCATCACAGAT GCAGCCATGAtggcagaagagctgaagaaggAGCAGGACACCAGCGCCCACCTggagaggatgaagaagaaCCTGGACCAGACGGTGAAGGACCTGCAGCACCGTCTGGATGAGGCCGAGCAGCTGGCTCTGAAGGGAGGCAAGAAGCAAATCCAGAAGCTGGAGGCCAGA GTGCGGGAGCTGGAAGGGGAGGTGGATGCTGAGCAGAAGCGCAGCGCTGAAGCCGTGAAGGGCATGCGCAAGTACGAGAGGAGGGTGAAGGAGCTGACCTACCAG TCTGAGGAGGACCGGAAGAATATTCTCAGGCTGCAGGATCTGGTGGACAAGCTGCAGATGAAAGTGAAATCCTACAAGAGACAAGCTGAGGAGGCT GAGGAACTGTCCAATGTCAACCTCTCCAAGTTCCGCAAGATCCAGCATGAGCTGGAGGAAGCCGAGGAGCGGGCTGACATTGCAGAGTCGCAGGTCAACAAGCTCCGAGCAAAGAGCCGCGAGTTTCACAGTAAGAAGATAGCAGAGGAGGAGTGA